The Moraxella osloensis genome contains a region encoding:
- a CDS encoding TrkH family potassium uptake protein, whose product MQDSPSGVFHKLVFYSSLFAVLLAIIETGFDFKVWLHGVASTFYLIVLGLNFIELLNQYVQKGIRSKLVLTFDLSIALLVIALLVTHFFADNSSFLYKFLFEKSLIKIALLVSFIRQLLVMEFSFKIVVAHPAQLFILSFLLLILLGTFLLMMPNATYGHIAFVDALFTATSAVCITGLAVKDTGAFFTPLGQIIIMCLFQLGGLGILTFATYFSYFFRGRISYQTQLQLGHVTSANRMSDVLKTLKVIFAVTFAVESVAAIAIYISMLDVPMSTHRRIFFSVFHAISAFCNAGFSTMSNSLYELQVRFNYPLQIVVAVTFLFGGLGFTIVANVVEYLRHQVMRLLFPNRSRYGAKPWLLSINSRINLVTTVSLLVLAFVSVLAFEWQGTLSEHTSVIGKLVTGFFVAAAPRSSGINVVDMAQLAPPTVMLTIALMWVGAAPNSTGGGIKTTTFAVAVLNIVSLARGYSRIEVFRREIADISVKRAFAIICLSVIIIAFGCTLIRWAEPNMSMTEVLFESVSAYTTTGLSLGITPHLSAFSKSVLIGLMFCGRVGALTILIALLNRPRHQSYRYPSEEIIIT is encoded by the coding sequence ATGCAGGATAGTCCATCTGGTGTGTTTCATAAACTGGTATTTTATAGCAGTTTATTCGCTGTATTGCTTGCGATTATTGAGACAGGGTTTGATTTTAAAGTTTGGTTGCATGGCGTGGCTTCGACGTTTTATTTAATCGTGCTTGGGCTCAATTTTATTGAATTACTGAATCAATATGTGCAAAAAGGTATACGCTCAAAGCTTGTGCTCACGTTTGATTTGTCCATTGCTTTATTAGTTATTGCATTATTGGTGACACATTTTTTTGCCGATAACAGCTCTTTTTTATACAAATTCTTGTTTGAAAAATCATTGATAAAAATTGCGTTGTTGGTTTCTTTTATTCGTCAGTTATTGGTGATGGAGTTCAGCTTTAAGATAGTTGTTGCGCATCCTGCCCAGTTGTTTATTTTAAGTTTTTTATTGCTTATTTTGCTCGGCACGTTTTTGCTAATGATGCCAAATGCCACCTATGGTCATATTGCATTTGTCGATGCGTTATTTACTGCCACGAGTGCGGTGTGTATTACGGGTCTGGCGGTAAAAGATACCGGCGCTTTTTTTACCCCATTGGGTCAAATCATTATCATGTGTTTGTTTCAATTGGGCGGCTTAGGGATTTTGACTTTTGCTACCTATTTTAGCTATTTTTTTCGAGGACGCATCAGTTATCAGACACAGCTACAGCTTGGGCATGTGACCTCAGCCAATCGTATGAGTGATGTGCTAAAGACGCTCAAAGTAATTTTTGCGGTCACCTTTGCGGTGGAGTCCGTGGCAGCCATAGCGATTTATATCAGTATGCTTGATGTCCCTATGAGCACCCATCGCCGCATCTTTTTTTCGGTGTTTCATGCCATCTCTGCATTTTGTAATGCAGGTTTTTCAACGATGAGTAATAGCTTATATGAGTTACAAGTGCGCTTTAATTATCCGTTACAAATCGTTGTGGCGGTGACATTTTTATTTGGGGGGTTGGGATTTACGATAGTTGCCAATGTCGTGGAATATTTGCGCCATCAGGTGATGCGCCTGTTGTTTCCTAACCGCTCACGATATGGTGCCAAGCCGTGGCTACTGAGTATCAATAGCCGCATTAATCTAGTGACAACCGTGTCCTTGCTAGTGCTTGCCTTTGTCAGTGTGCTTGCCTTTGAGTGGCAAGGCACTTTATCTGAGCATACCAGTGTCATAGGCAAACTTGTGACAGGGTTTTTTGTGGCAGCTGCACCGCGCTCATCAGGAATCAACGTGGTAGACATGGCACAGCTAGCGCCACCGACCGTGATGCTTACCATTGCACTGATGTGGGTCGGGGCAGCCCCAAACTCTACAGGCGGTGGTATCAAAACCACGACTTTTGCAGTCGCTGTGCTCAATATTGTGTCACTGGCACGCGGCTATTCTCGTATCGAAGTATTCCGTCGTGAAATTGCGGATATCTCAGTGAAGCGGGCATTTGCGATTATCTGTTTGTCAGTGATTATCATTGCGTTTGGTTGTACGTTAATACGCTGGGCAGAGCCCAACATGAGTATGACAGAAGTGTTATTTGAAAGTGTTTCTGCTTACACTACCACAGGTCTAAGCTTAGGCATCACCCCGCATTTAAGTGCGTTTAGCAAATCTGTCCTGATTGGGCTGATGTTTTGTGGACGGGTTGGGGCATTGACCATCTTAATTGCCTTATTAAATCGCCCAAGGCATCAAAGCTATCGCTATCCCAGCGAAGAGATTATTATCACCTAA